The nucleotide sequence GACAAGATCGCGCCGACTGTGAGAAGCACGACCAGGATGAGCAGGCTCGTCAGGAGGAAGGGGCTTATGTCCGGTCCGTCAGGAGCCGGAGGCAGGGTCTCCAGCGGCTCGCCCTCGTCGAGTTTGTCGTCGCCGTTTTCGATGGCCATCTCACGTGGGCCGAAGAATCGGTTGATCCACACGAAGAGCACGGTGATAGCCGCAAAGTACAGCAGGAACAGGACGATGGCGCGCCAGTCACGATCACGTGCCTGGCCACCTCTGCTCCGCCGCGGCAGCGGTGTCAGAGGCCGGAGGACCCGGGAACGCGGATACCGCCACACCACGTACACGGCCGTCGCGGTGAGGAGGATCGCGAGTATCACAACCGCGATAACAGCGATATGCCCCCATTGACCGGGTAACAATGGGTCACCGGCAGGTGGTTCACTGCCAAGCGATACTGCGAGGCCCCACAGCAGGGCAGCAGTCAGCAGCACCGGACCAGGCAGGTTCGGGCGGTGCTGGGCTGTGCGAGTCTGAGCGCGGTGGCCGCGCTGTCCCGGCATTTCGTCATCGTTGCACGAATGCCCGGAACACCGGGATGAATCGGAATCCCGCCTGCAAGATCGCTGGTGAACGCCCAGAATTGGTCCGGCAGAAGTTCGTGCGGATTGGAGTGTCGGTGAGTGGCGGTAGACTGCTGCTCGGCGATCTGCCACGTCGAAAGGACCAAGGTTTCCGTGTCGTCACCAGCTCAGTCCGCAACTGGCCCCACTATTGCCCGGGTTGATTCGGTTTCTCACGCCGTGTCCACACCCGATGTTCCCCAGCCGTACCGCGAACTCGGCCTCAAGGACGACGAGTACGCCCAGATCAGAGAAATACTTGGCCGGCGTCCCACAGACGCGGAACTCGCGATGTATTCGGTGATGTGGAGCGAACACTGCTCCTACAAGTCGTCGAAGGTTCACCTGCGTTACTTCGGTGAGACGACTACCGAAGCGATGCGTGCGTCGATGCTCGCCGGAATCGGGGAGAACGCGGGCGTCGTGGACATCGGTGACGGCTGGGCGGTGACGTTCAAGGTCGAAAGCCACAACCACCCGTCGTATGTCGAGCCGTATCAGGGCGCCGCGACGGGAGTCGGCGGCATTGTCCGTGACATCCTGGCTATGGGCGCGCGCCCGATCGCGGTGATGGATCAGCTGCGCTTTGGTGCGGCGGACCACCCTGACACTCGCCGTGTCATCGATGGCGTCGTCCGTGGTGTCGGCGGTTATGGCAACTCACTCGGTTTGCCGAACATCGGTGGCGAAACGGTTTTCGACGCGTCCTATCAGGGCAACCCGCTGGTCAATGCGCTTTGCGCTGGGGTTATGCGGGTTGAAGATCTGCATCTCGCGCATGCATCCGGCACTGGCAACAAGATCATTCTCTATGGCGCGCGCACCGGGCTCGATGGCATCGGAGGCGTCTCCGTCCTCGCCTCGGAGACGTTTGACGGGGACGAAACCGGGTCGGGGCGCAAAAAGCTGCCGTCAGTTCAGGTGGGGGACCCTTTCACCGAGAAAGTCCTGATTGAGTGTTCGCTTGAGCTCTACCACCGGGGGCTTGTCGTCGGTATCCAGGACCTCGGCGGCGCAGGGCTGTCCTGTGCCACATCCGAACTCGCGGCTGCGGGTGACGGTGGCATGCACATCGACCTCGCTCAAGTGCCGCTCCGGGCCGAGAATATGACTCCGGCGGAAATTCTCTCGTCGGAGTCACAGGAACGCATGTGCGCTGTGGTGACACCCGA is from Hoyosella subflava DQS3-9A1 and encodes:
- a CDS encoding DUF4129 domain-containing protein; translation: MPGQRGHRAQTRTAQHRPNLPGPVLLTAALLWGLAVSLGSEPPAGDPLLPGQWGHIAVIAVVILAILLTATAVYVVWRYPRSRVLRPLTPLPRRSRGGQARDRDWRAIVLFLLYFAAITVLFVWINRFFGPREMAIENGDDKLDEGEPLETLPPAPDGPDISPFLLTSLLILVVLLTVGAILSMRGRRSRQTTTFTLERPAQHRHAADLADAAERALDAISKPAHDPRAAIIACYAEMEEALTEADEPAPLESDTPSEVLARAVALGYVTRGPAEELVGLFAEARYSSHTMTAGQQRTAAELLRSLLDDVRRAPSAPLL